In bacterium, the genomic window CTGCACGACCCGCAGATCGGCGCCGCCCTCCAGGAGGTGGGTGGCGAAGGTGTGGCGCAGGGTGTGCGGGCTCACCTCCTTCTGGATGCCCGCGGCCCGGACGTACTTCTGGAGCATGCGCTGCACCGAGCGCTGGTTGAGGGCCTGCCCCTGCCGGTTGACGAAGAGGATCCCGTCGTCCGCACGCCCACCCACCAGCCGCGGGCGCGCCTCGCGCAGGTAGGCCCCGACCAGCTCCGCCGCATGCACGTCCAGCAAGACCAGACGCTCCTTGGAGCCCTTCCCGAAGACGACGATCTCGCGCTCGTCCCAGTCGATCTGGTCGGTCTTGAGGGCGACGATCTCGCCGACGCGCATCCCGGTCGCGTACAGCAGCTCCAGGATGGCGCGATCGCGCATGCCCAGCGAAGACTCGGGCTCGGGTGCTGCGAAGAGGGCCTCGAGCTCCTCGCGATCGAGGAACTTGGGCAGGCGGCGGGCCGCCTTGGGGCTCGCGACGCTCGCGACCGGGTTGGTGCTCACCACGCGCTCTCTGGCCAGGTATCGGAAGAAGGTCCGCAGGGCGGCGAGCTTCCTTGCGATCGTCGCGCGCTGGTAGCCGTTCTCGGAGAGCTCGCCCAGGTAGCGGCGCAGCATCAGGTAATCGATCGACTCCAGAGGCGCCTCGCCCACGAAGCGGCGGAATTGATCGAGATCCTGGCGATAGGCCTTCAGCGAGTGAGCCGAAAGGTTCCGCTCCACCTCCAGGTGCAAGAGGAAGGCGTCGCGGTGGGCGTCGAGGGCATGCAAGGGTGCGTCTCCGGTGGAAAACGAGGGTTCAAGGCCATCCTACCGCAAAGCCCGGCGGACTTGGTGCGATAATGACTACATGCACGCTCATTCCAAGCTTAAAACCATCGCCTCCTGGGTCTTCGCCCTCCTTTTCTTCTTGCTCGCCGCCGTGGCCGGCACCTATCCGCTGGCCTTCAAGCTTGGCGAGGGGGTCCTCGATCCCGGAGACGGCGTGCTCAACACCTGGATCCTGGCCTGGGGAGCCACCATCCTCGCCCGGAACCCGGGACAATTCTTCCAGGCGCCGTACTTCTACCCGGCCCGGGACGCCCTCGCCTTCTCGGAAAACCTCCTCGGCAACCTGCCCCTGTTCGGGCCGCTCCTGGCCTTCTCGGGGGACCCGGTCTGGGCCGCCAACGCCTTCCTCGTCCTCTCCGTCGCCCTGACCGGCCTCGCGACCTATGCCCTCTTGCTGCGCTGGACCGGAAGCCGCACGGCCGCTCTGGCGGGCGGCCTGCTCTTCGCCCTGAGCCCCGTCAGGATGAGCCAGGTGAACCACCTTCAGCTGTTCGGGCTCTGGTGGACACCGCTCACCTTGCTTGCGACGAGCGCCTTTCTACGCGGCGCGCGCTGGCGGCACGGTTTCGCCGCCGCCCTGTGCCTCGCCTTGCAATTTTCTAGCTCGGTGTACCTGGGCTACTTCCTGCTCATCACGCTCGCAAGCTATGTCCTCGCCAGGCTTTGGCGCACGCCCGACCTGCGCACGCGCACGCTCGCCATCCGGGGGGCGATGCTGCTCGCCGGCACGGGCCTCGCCCTCGGCGGCCTGCTATGGCCCTACCTGCGCCTCAGCCGCACCTGGGGCATGAGCCGCACCCTGCGGGACGGGACCGCCCTCGGCGCGGATCTGCTCAGCTACTTGAGCGCCTGGCCCCATAGCATCCCCTACGGCGGGCGGCTTGCGGCGGTCCTGCCGCTCTACGCCCACGAGAAGTACCTCTTCCCCGGCCTCGTCGTCCTCGCGCTCGCCGCCTGGGCCCTGGGCTGGGCCTTCAGCCGGCGCCGCGAGAAGCTCTCGCAGGAGGCCCGCGCCGTGGCCTTCGCAGGGACCGTGGCCTGGCTCTTGAGCCTGGGACCGACCCTCCAGGTACGCGGGATCATCACCTTCCTGCCCCTGCCTTACGCGGCCCTGTTCTACCTGGTGCCGGGATTCAGCGCCATCCGCGTCCCGGCTCGGCTCGGGTTGATGGTCGCCCTCTGCCTTTCCGTGCTCGCGGGCATCGGCCTGAGCCGGCTCATTGCGCGGCACGGCACCACGCCCCTGCGGCGCGGGGCGATCGCGGCAGCCGCCCTCGCCCTGGTCCTCGTGGACACCCACCACCGGCCCCTGACCCTTTATCCGCGCCCCGTGCCGTCCGCGCTCGACCGGGCCCTCTCCCGGGCCCCCATGGGCCCGGGGGTCTTCGTGCCCATGCCGACCTACAAGCGCGAGGCCGACGGCATCCTCGAATCCGGCCGGATGCTCCTCACCTTGCCCAGCGGCCGCAGCCTGGTGAACGGCTACTCGGGCTTCTTCCCGGATAGCTACCTGGAGCTCGCCCGTCATCTCGAGAACGGCCCGACGCCCGAGGCCCTGGACGCGCTCGCCGCCACCGGCGTCACGTGGCTCGGCGTCCGCTACGACCAGATGACGCCCGGCGAGCGCCTGAGCTGGGACCCCGCCGAAGTACCCGGCGGCTTGCAGCTGCTGTGGCGCGAGGCGGGGCAGGGCGCCCTCTACCGGATCGATCGCAAGCCCAAGCCGAGCCCGCTCGCCGCCACCCTCGCCCTGCCGCCCACGCTGAGTGGCGATCGCGCCTTCACCCTTGCCCTCACCCTGGAGGCCCCTCACGGCACCTGGGTGGCTCCTGCGCCTGCCGAGCGGCGCGCCCTCCGGATCAGCTGGCAGGGCGCAAGCCCTCGCACCGAGGAGCGGAAAGTCTGGCTGCCGTTGAGCCTTCAGGGATCGCGCTCGATAGGCGTCCCGATGCGCACCCCGCGCAAGGCGGGGAACTACCTGCTGACGGTCGAAGGGCCGGACTTCGTGGCGACGAGTTCGGTCGCCATTGGCTCGCAGGCCATGCCCGACACCCTCACCGCCCCCATCCAGGCCCAGGTGAGCTGGCAGAACCCACCGCCCCCTCCCCGCGTTCTGGCAGGGCAGCGCCTCTTGCTCGAAGCAACGATCCGTAACGAGGGGGGCAATGTCTGGCGTGCTGCGACCACCTGGCGCGAGCGCCTCGCTGCGCGCCCCGAGTGGCTGCGCAAGCATCCCCGCTGGATCTTCGACAACGGAGCAGGTGAAGTGGGCGTAGCGGTGCGGTGGACCGAGAAGAGCACGGGGGCCGAAATCGCCGTGGGGCAGGCCAGGCCTCGGCGCTACCCACTCGCGTTCGACGTGTTCCCGAAGGAAACCTATCGCTTCGAGGAGCACCTCTTCGCCCCGGAGGCGCCGGGCACCTACGTGGCTGAGCTACGACTCGCGGACGGCTTCGACGCCGTCGCGGCCCCGCTCGCCCAGTACGAGATCACGGTGGAGTAACCCCCTACTTGTTTTCCCCTGCCCCCTGGCGGGGCAGGGGAAAGAACTAGACGTGCTGGGGAGCTTGGCCGCCCGGCAGGGGCAGCTGCATGACCCGGCCCGGGTTGACGGGCACCACGTGGCAGGCGCGGCAGCGGGGCTCGTAGGCCTCCTGGGCGCCGATCAGGATGACCGGATCGTCCCACTCGGCGGGCGCGCCGTTGATCAGGCGCTGCGAGCGGGTCGCAGGGGCCCCGCAGACCATGCAGATGGCGGTCAGCTTCTCGACCGACTCGGCCAGCGCCAAGAGCCGTGCCGTCACGCCGAAGGGCTCGCCCCGGAAGTCCATGTCCAGGCCCGAGCAGATGACCCGCTTGCCCGAATTGGCGAGCGCCTGGCACACGTCCACCACCGCGTCATCGAAGAACTGCACCTCGTCGATGGCGACCACCGCCGTGTCCTCTTCGGTCAGGCGCCAGATCTCCTCGGCGCCGGTCGCGCGCACCGCGCGCATGCGCCCGCCCGCATGGCTCGACACGTCCTCAGGGGCGTAGCGCGTGTCGATGATCGGCTTGAAGACCTGGACCTTCTGCTTGGCGATCTCGGCGCGGCGCACCCGGCGGATCAGCTCCTCGGTCTTGCCGCAGTACATGGAGCCGCAGATGAGCTCAATCCACCCCTGGCGAAACGGCGACGCGTAGAATCCAAGCTGCATCCGGGAATCCCTCTGAGTCGAAAAACAGGCAACCGGACCATGGTAGCGCAAGAGCGGACGTTCGTGGAGCGCACGAAAAGCGATCCGCGGACCCCACAACCCCTCCTCGCTTGGAAAGACTGCGTGATCCGCGGATCGTTAAGAATATTGCTCGTGAAACAGCCGCAGGCGCTTGCTAAACCGTCAGTGCGCCCCCCAGGACGCGGTCCAGCTCGGCGAGCGCGCGCTCGGCCTGCTTCTGGTGACGCAGCTGCTTGTCCTTGACCTTGGGCCCATCCAGGGGCTCGATGATGCCCCAGTTGGAGTTCATGGGCTGGAAGTGCTTGGGGTCCGCGTGCGAGACGTAGTGCATGAGGCTGCCCAGCATGGTGGTGCGGGGCAGAACCAAAGGCTCCTCGCCCTTGAGGACCCGGGCCAGGTTGTAACCCGCCAGCGCCCCCGAAGCGGCCGACTCGGTGTAGCCCTCGACGCCGACCAGGCACCCCGCCACGAACCAGAGCGGGCGATCGCGCCACTGCAGGCTCGCATCCAGGAAGCTCGGGCTCGCGAGGTAGGTGTTGCGGTGCATCACGCCGAGGCGCACGAACTCCGCCTCTTCCAGGCCCGGGATCATGCGGAAGACGCGCTTCTGCTCGCCCCACTTGAGCTGGGTCTGGAAGCCCACCAGGTTGTAGAGGTCGCCCGCTACGTTGTCCTGGCGCAGCTGGACCACCGCGTAGGGCCAGCGACCCGTGCGGGGGTCGTCCAGGCCCACCGGCTTGAGCGGGCCGTAGCGCAGGGTATCGATCCCGCGCCGGGCGATGACCTCGACCGGCAGGCAGCCTTCGAAGAAGTTCTTCTCCTCGTCGCCCAGGTGCAGCACCGCCCCCTCGGCCTTGATGAGCTCGTTCCAGAAGGCCTCGTACTCGTCCTTGGTCATGGGGCAGTTGAGGTAGACCCCTTCGCCCTTGTTCCAGCGCGCGGCCTTGAAGATCTTGTCCTGGTTCACGCTCTCGAGCGTCAAGATGGGCGCCGCCGCATCATAGAAGTGCAGGTGCTCGACGCCCGCCGCCTTCTGGATCGCCTCCGAGAGGGCCGGCGAGGTCAGAGGACCCGTCGCGATGATGGTGGGCACCTCGGGATCGAGCGAGGTGACCTCGTCGCGGACCAGGGTGATGTTCGGGTGTTGCTCGATCGCCTCGGTGATAGCACCCGCGAACACGTCGCGATCCACCGCGAGCGCGCCGCCCGCAGGCACCGCCGCCTTCTGGGCGCTTGAGAGGATCAGCGAGTCGAAGCGGCGCATCTCGGCCTTGAGCAGGCCCGA contains:
- the trmFO gene encoding methylenetetrahydrofolate--tRNA-(uracil(54)-C(5))-methyltransferase (FADH(2)-oxidizing) TrmFO, which translates into the protein MTLKAKVIGGGLAGSEAAWQLARQGVAVELHEMRPVRETKAHHTNLLGELVCSNSLGAFGEGSASGLLKAEMRRFDSLILSSAQKAAVPAGGALAVDRDVFAGAITEAIEQHPNITLVRDEVTSLDPEVPTIIATGPLTSPALSEAIQKAAGVEHLHFYDAAAPILTLESVNQDKIFKAARWNKGEGVYLNCPMTKDEYEAFWNELIKAEGAVLHLGDEEKNFFEGCLPVEVIARRGIDTLRYGPLKPVGLDDPRTGRWPYAVVQLRQDNVAGDLYNLVGFQTQLKWGEQKRVFRMIPGLEEAEFVRLGVMHRNTYLASPSFLDASLQWRDRPLWFVAGCLVGVEGYTESAASGALAGYNLARVLKGEEPLVLPRTTMLGSLMHYVSHADPKHFQPMNSNWGIIEPLDGPKVKDKQLRHQKQAERALAELDRVLGGALTV
- the xerD gene encoding site-specific tyrosine recombinase XerD, coding for MHALDAHRDAFLLHLEVERNLSAHSLKAYRQDLDQFRRFVGEAPLESIDYLMLRRYLGELSENGYQRATIARKLAALRTFFRYLARERVVSTNPVASVASPKAARRLPKFLDREELEALFAAPEPESSLGMRDRAILELLYATGMRVGEIVALKTDQIDWDEREIVVFGKGSKERLVLLDVHAAELVGAYLREARPRLVGGRADDGILFVNRQGQALNQRSVQRMLQKYVRAAGIQKEVSPHTLRHTFATHLLEGGADLRVVQELLGHASLSTTQIYTHVSQERLREVYRHAHPRA
- a CDS encoding thymidine kinase, producing MQLGFYASPFRQGWIELICGSMYCGKTEELIRRVRRAEIAKQKVQVFKPIIDTRYAPEDVSSHAGGRMRAVRATGAEEIWRLTEEDTAVVAIDEVQFFDDAVVDVCQALANSGKRVICSGLDMDFRGEPFGVTARLLALAESVEKLTAICMVCGAPATRSQRLINGAPAEWDDPVILIGAQEAYEPRCRACHVVPVNPGRVMQLPLPGGQAPQHV